Proteins encoded together in one Salarchaeum sp. JOR-1 window:
- a CDS encoding phosphoadenosine phosphosulfate reductase family protein, with protein sequence MASQSFPEYLDVDYSSGENESPEEYPSLEDKIEKAIEVTRQGLEEYENPAIMWTGGKDSTLTLYFVKEVAEEFGYDLPPAIFIDHFQHFDDLHDFVDYWAQEWELDVIYARNEDVGEYVAEHDLTPGDDIPISELSEHNQHHVRDLLEYEEDSFPFLLDTYVGNHLLKTVALNDALEEYDVDGIFSGIRWDEQEARADETFYSPRHDPDIYPPHDRVQPILQFDERAVWDAFWYYVVPETVAGFPDDGYVPQSYDDLPNDLTHADIPISPKYFEGFRSLGSEVSTEKAEDEPAWLQNLEETTERAGRAQDKEDLMERLRDLGYM encoded by the coding sequence ATGGCCAGTCAGTCGTTCCCGGAGTATCTCGACGTCGACTACAGTAGCGGCGAGAACGAATCTCCCGAGGAGTATCCGAGTCTCGAAGACAAGATCGAGAAGGCTATCGAAGTCACTCGACAGGGCCTGGAGGAGTACGAGAACCCCGCGATCATGTGGACGGGCGGGAAGGACTCCACCCTCACGCTCTACTTCGTCAAGGAAGTAGCGGAGGAGTTCGGGTACGACCTCCCACCAGCAATCTTCATCGATCACTTCCAGCATTTCGACGACCTCCATGACTTCGTCGACTACTGGGCCCAAGAGTGGGAGCTCGACGTCATCTACGCGCGGAACGAGGACGTCGGCGAGTATGTCGCCGAACACGACCTGACGCCGGGCGACGACATCCCGATCAGCGAACTCTCGGAGCACAACCAGCACCACGTGCGCGACCTCCTCGAGTACGAGGAAGACAGCTTCCCGTTCCTCCTCGACACCTACGTCGGCAACCACCTCCTGAAGACCGTCGCCCTCAATGACGCCTTAGAGGAGTACGACGTGGACGGCATCTTCAGTGGGATTCGGTGGGACGAACAGGAAGCCCGCGCCGACGAGACGTTCTACTCGCCGCGTCACGACCCCGATATCTATCCGCCCCACGATCGAGTGCAGCCGATCCTGCAGTTCGACGAGCGCGCGGTCTGGGACGCCTTCTGGTACTACGTCGTCCCCGAAACCGTCGCGGGATTCCCGGACGACGGCTACGTCCCCCAATCCTACGACGATCTCCCGAACGACCTCACGCACGCGGACATCCCCATATCGCCGAAGTACTTCGAGGGCTTCCGGAGTCTCGGGTCGGAGGTCAGTACGGAGAAGGCCGAGGACGAACCGGCGTGGTTGCAGAACCTTGAAGAGACCACGGAGCGTGCGGGCCGCGCCCAGGACAAGGAAGACCTGATGGAGCGGCTTCGCGATCTCGGGTACATGTAA
- a CDS encoding flippase — MDEDNFDDAGVSTLATQGGITFFGSVFGRALGFVFTIGVTKLVSASTFGVYSLGLAVILFTKSVADLSVYRGIDYYIPQYLPDENYQKARNLFATTTVIALLGTGLAVLVLWLVTPQIASIFGEGRLTEILPILSLALPFLAFRDIVIRMFIAIKQLKYRVFLRDLLLPGGKLLVTLGLIFAGYELVALLGGYLLSVIVVALAGVIFLQRRVGWLFDGPVEGFGLGELFSYSLPLVFAGVIYATISQIDFFIIGYYPNTNSKDLAIYKVANLLGVNILIFLNSLAPVFKPMVTEVKNDNELLNSRYSLAARWILLCTLPIALTLILAPRTYLSLLFTPVYAAGAGALIVLVLGYLVNSSVGPEGMVLEGLGFTRLTLANTVLMVSVNALLDLLLIPRLGILGAAVGTAVGITCGVIAGVLELRYFRGLLPFDRRTVYVLLSGVPPLSVGWIVTALIDSQLLLAVTLPVIVLVSYLIPLQIFDVFGEEDKLVADLIEKKFGVGLLGWFIHRK, encoded by the coding sequence ATGGATGAGGATAATTTTGATGACGCTGGCGTCAGTACCCTTGCAACTCAGGGCGGTATCACCTTCTTTGGCAGTGTTTTCGGACGAGCGTTGGGTTTCGTCTTCACGATCGGAGTTACTAAATTAGTCTCTGCCTCAACGTTCGGAGTCTACTCACTCGGATTGGCTGTAATTCTCTTTACTAAATCAGTGGCCGATCTAAGTGTCTATCGGGGAATTGACTACTACATCCCCCAGTATCTTCCTGATGAGAACTACCAGAAAGCGCGAAATCTATTCGCCACCACGACTGTAATTGCGCTTCTTGGAACCGGACTTGCAGTACTCGTCCTCTGGTTGGTTACGCCACAGATAGCCTCGATATTTGGGGAGGGGAGATTAACCGAGATACTACCAATTCTATCTCTTGCACTCCCATTTCTGGCTTTCCGCGATATCGTGATTCGCATGTTTATCGCAATAAAGCAATTGAAGTATCGAGTGTTTCTACGTGATCTTCTTCTTCCTGGAGGGAAACTACTTGTCACACTGGGCCTCATATTTGCAGGTTACGAACTTGTGGCCCTATTGGGGGGATACCTATTGTCGGTAATCGTGGTGGCTCTCGCAGGAGTTATTTTCCTGCAACGCCGGGTCGGCTGGTTGTTTGACGGCCCAGTCGAAGGTTTCGGGCTGGGCGAATTATTCTCCTATTCTCTTCCGTTAGTCTTCGCTGGCGTAATTTATGCGACAATCAGCCAAATAGATTTCTTTATAATTGGATATTACCCGAATACAAATTCGAAGGATCTTGCAATATATAAGGTAGCTAATCTCCTGGGGGTTAATATACTGATATTTTTGAACTCATTGGCACCAGTCTTCAAGCCAATGGTTACCGAGGTAAAAAATGACAATGAGTTGCTCAACAGCCGTTACAGTCTCGCAGCACGCTGGATACTTTTATGCACCCTCCCAATTGCACTGACACTCATCTTAGCACCAAGGACATATCTATCTCTGCTGTTCACTCCCGTATACGCCGCTGGCGCAGGAGCGTTAATTGTTCTTGTACTCGGCTATCTAGTGAATTCCTCAGTAGGCCCAGAAGGGATGGTTCTTGAGGGACTTGGATTTACCAGATTGACTTTAGCAAACACTGTTTTGATGGTCAGTGTAAACGCTCTCCTCGATCTTCTCCTCATACCACGACTCGGAATTCTCGGTGCTGCAGTTGGAACTGCAGTGGGAATTACATGCGGCGTTATCGCAGGAGTTCTCGAACTCCGATATTTCCGGGGACTCTTGCCCTTTGATAGAAGAACCGTCTACGTCCTTCTCTCAGGTGTGCCACCGCTGTCTGTTGGATGGATTGTTACCGCTTTAATCGACAGCCAATTACTCCTCGCAGTAACCCTCCCAGTTATCGTCCTTGTATCCTATCTAATCCCTCTCCAGATCTTCGATGTCTTTGGTGAAGAAGACAAATTGGTTGCAGACCTCATCGAAAAGAAATTTGGAGTTGGCCTACTAGGTTGGTTCATTCACCGGAAATAA
- a CDS encoding transposase, translating into MGVALLDLVETALRVAKQALGKRAGKPDSGGLAREAHIVAHCIRKEEGHSYVELVDRLSLMPAVCDRLGIHPDAPPDPTTFYHSFDRYAMYVWRALLRISAQQHPQSGHVALDSTFFERKQASQHYLQRCGRSVKTIKATTLTDTESLAVLDVHCCIEREHDTKAGPRVVRRNADDLRAVAADNGFQDWHTEYEIAAHDIEYLVHYRGSTAKATANNALIRAKGYTQRWMAETSYSTVKRTQDSALRSRFWYRQFREIVLLFALNNLKKLAKTL; encoded by the coding sequence ATGGGAGTCGCTTTACTCGACCTCGTTGAGACAGCACTACGTGTAGCTAAACAAGCGTTGGGGAAACGAGCGGGCAAGCCCGACTCAGGCGGGCTTGCCCGCGAGGCCCACATCGTCGCTCACTGTATTCGCAAGGAGGAGGGCCACAGCTACGTCGAACTCGTTGATCGGCTGAGTCTCATGCCGGCGGTCTGCGACCGCCTCGGCATTCACCCGGACGCGCCGCCTGATCCAACCACGTTCTACCACTCGTTCGACCGCTACGCGATGTACGTCTGGCGGGCGTTGCTGCGCATTTCCGCGCAGCAACACCCGCAGTCTGGTCACGTCGCACTGGACAGTACGTTCTTCGAACGGAAACAAGCCTCACAACACTATCTCCAGCGGTGTGGGCGAAGTGTCAAGACGATCAAAGCGACGACGCTGACCGATACAGAATCGTTGGCGGTGCTGGACGTCCACTGCTGTATCGAGCGTGAACACGATACGAAGGCTGGCCCGCGGGTCGTCCGCCGGAATGCGGACGACCTGCGGGCCGTGGCCGCCGACAACGGCTTCCAAGACTGGCATACCGAATACGAGATCGCTGCACATGATATCGAGTACCTCGTTCACTACCGCGGTTCAACAGCGAAGGCAACCGCGAATAACGCACTCATCCGAGCGAAGGGCTACACACAGCGATGGATGGCAGAAACGTCTTACTCGACGGTCAAGCGAACGCAGGACTCCGCCCTGCGTTCGCGGTTCTGGTACCGCCAGTTCCGTGAGATCGTTCTCCTGTTCGCGCTCAACAACCTCAAGAAGCTCGCCAAAACGCTATGA
- a CDS encoding exodeoxyribonuclease V subunit beta yields the protein MPSLPLSEDAFISLLEEANRERFDDEDWEFNDSQERSILAGDGPLWITAGPGSGKTEVLISRTLKLLLVDDVAPGSILLTTFTEKAAQNLEERIVDRLNRFGFEDDVDVNEIHIGTLHSLCNDIMQEYRYPAYANTELLDEDGQQLFMYNNCDFVSVLQGNADAENWETVSSDELSEDAWEFFEKVLPRGVSPQYGPNKWQATDGASQIFNRVSQYLADTEALRRAPEPEWRVCAEGLERYRETLQENHRCDFARLLERFIDFIGSEAGSRFIQGEPERERPPLEHILVDEYQDTNPLQQELYFRLTEELDSPNLTVVGDDDQALYRFRGGTVECLIQFPERAEERFGESVQREQLNTNYRSTEDIVDWCNRYMNEYPLMQREGARAPNKESMDVGREETGERKSVKSLLIGDSDEHPAETAAELVEELHDEGYIEDYSQVAFLFKSTKETSRWAGKYAEALRDRDIPVHNPRNKAFLEQEEVQFALSAVIRCLDPELEGVEAARVMGRVKGQIEDWHEEFDEFVDDHDATELDSYVRRKRRELRRAGDSESLGYTVLELLYRILSFEPFQTWIETPDRPERGKRLGRLSKLFDSFASITGPEHMQKSSRTLSVSTQFLGSFYYVFCGYLEASDFDEPEDPHDQIPDGFVQMMTVHQAKGLEFPVTFVSDLDSEPWTGGTYWLEDQLEPYADIHPTGTTDERANRDEIRRFYVAYSRAEDDLLLLDQEGATTDLSLGYTEQGDPLTENWFTGAREIESADDFLNLVGGSVGPHSDVGLKRRYSITGDVLAYRRCKRQYGYYNELDFAPNHVTQLFFGRVVHETLDRAHRHYAGEIEDIDEGTIPTDDEIATYFREVAEALKARNIYPMSQEAEDTALSYIQRFNRKEGERLYPRVVDTEHRLQSNRDDFVLEGVVDVLAGDDVDGYEIWDYKAGQRPDGSRELNDYQAQLNTYAELYRYQQGKYPERGVIYFLGEDDRDNAVFELNFQEGSVESSLSAFEETVDDIEQDREGGDWFDISPADAPSEGTCSECDLRWNCPARPEYHGSQ from the coding sequence ATGCCATCTCTCCCGCTTTCTGAGGACGCCTTCATCTCGTTACTGGAAGAAGCGAACAGAGAGCGATTCGATGACGAGGACTGGGAATTCAACGACAGCCAAGAGCGGTCGATACTCGCGGGCGACGGGCCGCTTTGGATTACTGCGGGACCGGGAAGTGGAAAAACCGAGGTGCTGATCTCGCGGACGCTCAAACTCCTTCTCGTTGACGACGTCGCTCCGGGAAGTATCCTCCTCACGACGTTCACCGAGAAGGCCGCTCAGAACCTGGAAGAGCGGATTGTTGACCGGTTGAACCGATTCGGATTCGAGGACGACGTCGATGTCAACGAAATCCACATCGGGACCCTTCACTCCCTCTGTAACGATATAATGCAGGAGTATCGGTATCCCGCCTACGCGAATACAGAACTCCTCGACGAAGACGGTCAGCAGCTCTTCATGTACAACAACTGTGACTTCGTGTCCGTTCTCCAAGGGAATGCCGACGCAGAGAACTGGGAGACGGTCTCTTCGGACGAACTATCGGAAGACGCGTGGGAGTTTTTCGAGAAGGTGCTGCCGCGCGGCGTCAGCCCTCAGTACGGCCCAAACAAGTGGCAGGCGACCGATGGTGCTTCTCAGATATTCAATCGGGTGTCCCAGTACTTGGCGGACACGGAGGCTCTGCGTCGCGCCCCGGAACCCGAGTGGCGGGTCTGCGCTGAGGGACTTGAGCGATACCGCGAGACTCTACAGGAGAATCACCGATGTGACTTTGCCCGCCTTCTAGAGCGGTTCATCGACTTCATAGGAAGCGAGGCCGGCAGCCGGTTCATTCAAGGGGAACCGGAGCGCGAGCGCCCGCCTCTCGAACACATCCTCGTTGACGAGTACCAGGACACGAATCCGCTTCAGCAAGAGCTCTACTTCCGATTGACGGAGGAGCTCGATAGTCCGAATCTAACCGTTGTCGGTGACGATGACCAGGCTCTGTATCGCTTCAGGGGCGGTACCGTGGAGTGTCTGATTCAGTTCCCGGAGCGCGCTGAGGAGCGATTTGGTGAATCCGTTCAGCGGGAGCAGTTGAACACGAACTACCGCTCTACGGAAGATATCGTGGACTGGTGTAACCGATATATGAACGAGTACCCCCTCATGCAGCGAGAGGGGGCACGCGCTCCGAACAAGGAGTCGATGGACGTGGGCCGGGAGGAGACGGGGGAACGGAAGAGTGTCAAGTCGCTCCTGATCGGTGACAGTGACGAACATCCCGCGGAAACAGCGGCTGAATTAGTCGAAGAGCTCCACGACGAAGGGTACATCGAGGATTACAGCCAAGTTGCGTTCCTTTTCAAGAGCACGAAGGAGACCTCCCGATGGGCCGGCAAATACGCGGAAGCTCTCCGGGATCGGGATATTCCCGTTCACAATCCTCGAAACAAGGCGTTTCTGGAACAGGAGGAAGTCCAGTTCGCGCTGAGCGCTGTTATTCGCTGTCTCGATCCCGAACTGGAGGGAGTGGAAGCGGCACGCGTTATGGGCCGAGTTAAGGGACAGATCGAGGACTGGCACGAGGAATTCGATGAGTTCGTTGACGACCACGATGCGACAGAGCTGGACAGTTACGTCCGCAGGAAACGGCGCGAACTCAGACGTGCAGGTGACAGCGAGTCGCTGGGATACACCGTCCTCGAACTTCTCTACCGGATCCTCTCGTTCGAGCCATTCCAGACATGGATCGAGACTCCCGATCGCCCGGAGCGAGGGAAGAGGCTCGGTCGCCTCTCCAAGTTGTTCGACTCCTTCGCCAGTATCACCGGACCGGAACACATGCAGAAGTCTTCGAGAACGCTGTCCGTATCAACTCAATTCCTCGGCTCGTTCTACTACGTGTTCTGCGGGTACCTGGAGGCGTCCGATTTCGACGAACCAGAGGATCCCCACGACCAGATCCCGGACGGCTTCGTACAGATGATGACCGTTCACCAGGCCAAGGGCCTCGAATTCCCGGTGACCTTCGTCAGTGACCTGGACAGCGAACCTTGGACGGGCGGCACCTACTGGCTGGAGGACCAATTAGAGCCGTATGCCGACATACACCCGACTGGAACTACTGACGAGAGAGCCAATCGAGACGAGATCCGCCGCTTCTACGTGGCGTACTCCCGAGCGGAGGACGACCTACTTCTACTTGACCAAGAGGGGGCGACGACTGATCTCTCCCTGGGTTATACCGAACAAGGTGACCCTCTGACAGAGAACTGGTTCACAGGGGCCAGAGAAATCGAATCCGCTGACGACTTCCTCAACTTGGTGGGTGGAAGTGTCGGCCCCCACAGCGATGTCGGGCTGAAACGCAGGTATAGCATCACCGGTGACGTCCTAGCCTACCGCCGGTGTAAGCGCCAGTACGGGTATTACAACGAACTCGATTTCGCACCCAACCACGTCACACAGCTCTTCTTCGGACGAGTGGTCCACGAAACGCTGGATAGAGCACACCGACACTACGCGGGTGAAATCGAGGACATCGACGAAGGCACGATCCCGACCGACGACGAGATTGCCACGTACTTCCGCGAGGTGGCCGAAGCGCTGAAAGCCCGGAATATCTATCCGATGAGCCAAGAGGCCGAAGACACTGCGCTCTCGTACATCCAACGCTTCAACAGGAAGGAAGGCGAGCGGCTCTACCCGCGAGTCGTTGACACCGAACACCGCCTTCAGAGCAACCGGGATGACTTCGTTCTGGAAGGGGTCGTTGACGTTCTCGCGGGGGACGACGTAGACGGTTACGAGATCTGGGACTACAAGGCGGGACAACGGCCGGACGGGAGTCGGGAGCTGAACGACTACCAAGCCCAGCTGAACACCTATGCAGAACTATACCGCTATCAGCAGGGCAAATATCCCGAGAGGGGAGTCATCTACTTTTTGGGAGAAGACGATCGAGACAATGCGGTCTTCGAACTCAATTTCCAAGAGGGCTCAGTGGAGAGTTCACTCTCCGCTTTCGAAGAAACCGTAGATGACATCGAACAGGATCGAGAAGGCGGCGATTGGTTCGACATATCTCCCGCGGACGCGCCATCTGAGGGAACCTGTTCCGAGTGTGATTTACGCTGGAACTGTCCCGCCCGTCCTGAATACCACGGCTCGCAGTAG